From the Streptomyces sp. NBC_00390 genome, the window CGAGCCGGTGACGCTCGAGGTGCGCGGCGAAGTGCTCATGACGAACGAGCAGTTCGAGGCTGCGAACACCGTGCGCACCGGACACGGCGGCGCCCCCTTCGCCAACCCGCGCAACGGCGCGGCGGGCACGCTGCGCGCCAAGGACCGTGCGTACACGGTGCAGATGACCTTCTTCGGGTACGGCGCGCTGGCGCTGCCCGACTCGGAGGCGGATCTCGCCCAGCGGCTCGGTGAGTGGCCGCACAGCCAGGTCATGCGGTACGTGGCGGACCTCGGCGTGCACACGGCGGACAGCACCGCCGTCGCGCCCCGCACCCTGACGACGGTCGACGAGATCCAGGCGAGGATCGACGAGATCGGTGCCGCCCGGCCGGAACTGCCGTTCGGAATCGACGGCATCGTGGTGAAGGCGGACGCCGCCGCCGACCAGGCCGCGGCCGGTTCGGGCTCACGGGCCCCGCGGTGGGCCATCGCGTACAAGCTCCCGGCCGTGGAAAAGGTCACCACGCTGCTCGACGTGGAGTGGAACGTGGGCCGGACGGGCATCATCGCGCCCCGCGCCGTGCTGGAACCCGTCGAGATCGACGGGTCGACCGTCACCTACGCGACCTTGCACAACCCCTCCGACATCACCCGCCGCGATCTGCGGCTCGGGGACCGGGTGATGGTGTACAAGGCGGGCGACATCATCCCGCGCATCGAAGCTCCCGTCGCACATCTGCGCACCGGTGACGAGAAGCCGATCGCCTTCCCCGACGCCTGCCCGCAGTGCGGCTCCGACATAGACACCTCCGAGCAGCGCTGGCGGTGCGTGCGCGGGCGCAACTGCCATCTGGTGGCGTCCGTCTCCTACGCCGCCGGGCGCGACCAGCTCGACATCGAAGGGCTCGGCGCGACCCGCGTCGTCCAGCTCGTAGACGCCGGCCTGGTCGGCGACATCGCCGATCTGTTCACTCTCACCCGCGAGCAGCTGCTGGAGCTGGACCGGATGGGCGCAACGAGCACCGACAATCTGCTGGCGGCCATCGAGACGGCGCGCACGCGGCCGCTGTCGAGGGTGTTCTGCGCCCTCGGTGTACGCGGCACGGGCCGCTCCATGTCCCGTCGCATCGCCCGTCACTTCGCGACGATGGAACACGTCCGCGCGGCCGACGTCGAGGCGCTGCAGCAGGTCGACGGCATCGGTGCGGAAAAGGCGAGGACGGTCGTCGCCGAGCTCGCCGAGCTTGCCCCGCTCATCGACCGGCTCACCGCCGCAGGGGTCAACATGAGCGAACCGGGCGCGACCCCGCCCGTAGCCGGACCGGCCGCCGACGGCGAGGACGGGAAGGAGGGCACCGGCCAAGGCGTCGAGCAGTCACGAACCACCGGACCGCTCGACGGCATGACGGTCGTTGTGACCGGCGCCATGACCGGAGCGCTGGAGAAGCTGTCCCGCAACCAGATGAACGAACTCATCGAGCGGGCCGGCGGCAAGTCGTCCTCCAGCGTCTCCAAGCGCACCTCGCTCCTGGTCGCCGGGGAGGGCGCCGGATCCAAGCGGGCCAAGGCCGACGAGCTGGGTACCCGCATCGCCGCTCCGGACGAGTTCGCCGCCATGGTCGCGGACTTCCTCGACACACAGGCCTGATCGCGGGCGGGGCGGTGGCGGCCGGCCCCCGCACCTCACGCACGAACACGTGAATTAGGTTAGGGTGACCTAACTTGGAGCGCATGTGTTCGGGAGGTGATCCCGGGCTCAGGGGAGGGGACCTCGGTGGGACATGGCTGGGAAGGCGTCGTCCTGAAGCTGCTGCGCGGCAAGGACTTCGAGTTCACCGTGACCGGCGCGGAGGATGTCACTGATCACTTCCGGCGGGTGCACTTCACGGACGGCGGGATGCTCGCGCAAACGGGTGTCCACCCCACCATGTGGGTGCGCATCTGGTTCAGCAACGCCGGTAAGCCGCATCAGCGCGCCTACACGGTGGTCGACGCGGATCCGGCCGCCGGTTCGTTCAGCCTCGAGTTCGCCCTTCACGACGGCTGCGCCAGCGAGTGGGCCCGCAAGGCGCAGCCCGGCGACACCGTCGAAGCAACGCTCCAGGGCAGCGGCTTCACCGCCCCCGCCCCCGAACCCTCACATCTGTTCGTCGTCGGCGACCCCGCCTCGCTGCCCGCGATCAACACTCTGCTCGACGCCATGCCCCGGGTGCCCGCCACGATCTGGTTCGAGACCACGCATGACTCGGACCCCGACCTGCCGCTGCGAGTGGACCCCGCGCGCCACGAAGTGCGCCGCATCCCCCGCCGTGACGGCGGCGCCGATCTGGTGAACGCGGTGACGTCGCAGCTGCCGGGACTGCTCGACGACCGGGCCGGTGCGTACATGTGGATCGCCTGTGACACGACGACCACCCGGACCCTCGCCTCGTACGTCCGCAAGGAGCTGGAGCTGCCCAAGGACCGGGTGAATGCCCTGGGTTACTGGCGCCCTGTCCGATCGTCCGACCGGAGTGGTGGACAGGATGCATAGCCTGGTGTCATGACCGGAACCGGCCTGCTGCTGCGCGCCCTGCACGATGCCACGGATCCGCCCCTGCGCCCCCTGCCGGGCGAGGCGGCCGAGTTGCTGTGCCGACTGGCGGCACCGCCCCGTCTAGCGGCGCATCTGCGTGCCGTGCACGATGTGGCGCACCAGCTCGCGGACTGGCTCGCCCGGCGCCATCCCGACCTGCCGTTCGACCGCGAAGCGGCGCTCTTCGGTGCCGCCACCCACGATGTGGGGAAGGTCCTGCACACCGGCGAACTGACCGGCGCCGGCAGCCTCCATGAGGAGGCGGGCCGTGAACTCCTGCTGGAGCACGGCATCGGTCCGCGTCTGGCCCGGTTCGCCGCCACCCACGCGAGCTGGGCGGACAAGGTGGCCGGCGGCGCCGCCGGCATCGAGGACCTGCTCGTGAGCCTGGCGGACAAGGTGTGGAAGAACAAGCGAGTGCCCGACCTCGAGGACCTGTTCGTGGCGCGGCTCGCTGCCGCCGGTGGCCGGGCGGCCTGGGAGGAGTTCCTCGAACTCGACGAACTGCTCACCGCCATCGGCGAAGGGGCGGATGCGCGGCTGGCGTTCCAGGCCTCGTACCCCGTGCGATGACCGCCGTCGGCGGGCCGTGCGGCGAGGCACGGACCGCCGACGACCGCGCGCTCAGCGGATGACCGGCAAAGTCACGCTGCTGATGCCGGTCCGCACGCTCATCCTCGTGCCCGCCGGATAGCGCAGCGTGTGGTCGTAGTCCGTCGAGATCAGTACCACACCGAGCCGGTGCCCCTTCTTGAAGACGTAGTCCTGCGGCTGCATGTCCCACTTCAACCGGTACTCCCTTCCCTCCACGACCTTGTCCTGCCGGGCGGGGGAGTGACGGTTGCGGGCGTCCAGCCAGCCACGCGACACGATCTTGAAGTCGGCGCTCTCGGTGCGGTGCCGCGTCCGGTAGGTGCAGCCGGTGTCACCCGGGATCCCCTCGCCGTAGCAGATCAGCCGCGAGGTGTCCGCGATCGTGCCGGCACTCGCACGGGTGTCGCTGCCGTAGTCGACCAGCAGCGCCGTCACATACGGGGACGTCCCCTCCAGCGAGGCCCGCACCGAGACGATGGGCACACCGTTCACCCGCACCTCCTTCGCCAGCGGACCGGTCGTGTACGCGAGCCGGTTCGCATGCTCGACATCGGGAGCGGCCACCAGCTTCTCCGCCCTGACGGTGCGCCCCGCATCGGTCAGTGACTGCTTCGCCGGCCGTGCCGGCAGCGGTGCCAGCCCGTCCTCGTCCAGCCACAGCGTCACGTCACGCGTGCCCCGCGCGGGCCAGTCGGACTGCGTGCGCCAGGTGAAGTCCGCCTGCTCCACATCGACCGGGGGTGCGTCCAGGGCGCCGTTGTCCAGGTCGTACAGCCAGTAGTCGAACCACTGGTGGAGCTGCGCCAGCCACTCCTCCATCCGCAGTGGCATCGGATTGGTGTGCCCCGCCTGGTGCAGCCACAGCTTGCGCGGTACGTCGTGCTTCTTCAGTGCGTCCCACAGCTGCCCGAAGTGCTGGGTCTTGACGTTCCAGTCGTTGCCACCGTGGACGAGGAAGACCCCGGCCCGGATGTTGCGCACACCGGGCAGATAGTTGCGCTCCGCCCAGAACGGGCTCCAGTCGCCGCTCACCCGGTCCTGATCGGCCGTCAGGCCGTCCAGCACCGGCCCGCAGATCTCCCGGTCGGCCCGGCTGTACACGCCCTTGGCGAGGATGTCGGTGTCCTCGCCCTGATAGCCGCCCGGCGCCACTACCCCGCCGTTCGCGCGGTAGTAGTCGTACCAGGAGGAGATCCCGGAGATCGGCACGATCGCCTTGAGCCCCTTCACCCCGGTCGCGGCGACCGCGGTCGGCAGCGTCCCGTTGTACGAGATCCCCATCATCGCCGAATTGCCGGTGGACCAGGACGCGCTCACGGGCCTGCCGTCCAGGTCCCACCCGCGGGCCCGGCCGCCCAGCCAGGCGACGGCCGCCTTGGCGCCGAGCGTCTCGTTGTGGCCGCCCGAGGTCGGACAGCCCGTCGAGTCCCCGGTGCCGAGACTGTCCACCTGCGCGACAGCGTAGCCGCGCGGCAGGAAGTAGTTGTCCGTGTACCCCGGGAACGGCACGGACGGCCCGATCGCCCCGGGCAGCCGCTTCGCGCCGGACATCCGCCTGCCCACCGGCAGGCCGTCCGCGTCGAGATCGACCTCGTGGAAGGGCACATCGTTCCCGCCGCCCCAGTAGGGACTCGCCTCGATGACGGTGGCGACCTTCAGCCCGGCGTCGGTCTCCTTCGGGCGCAGGATCCGCATCCGCACGGTGTCGCGGCGGCCGTCGCCGTCGCTGTCCGTCTCCGTCTCGACGTCCACCTGCTGCGCAACGGCATCGGCGCGGGAGAACGCGGGCTGCGTCCGGTTGTCGACGATCTTCAGCGACGGGCGCTCCGCCGGCGCGGCGGGCGTGGGCAGCGCAGCCAGCAGGGACGCGACGGCGAACGCGGCGACGCCCACCCTCCGTGCCGCCGGTAAGAAAAGGGGTGACGCCATCGAGCCTCCAGAAACCGGGGAAGTGACGATCACGCAGGACGCGCGCGCACATTCCATCGCGTCACCGCGGCCCGCGCCAGACCGCAACACGCGCCACGCACGTCCCATGTCCGTAACCGCCGTCGTACCCGCGCAGGCGTGGGCACGCTGGTCCGGATCGGTGACGGGCCGCATTCGGTAAGGGGCATAATCGCTCCATGACCCCGTACGCGGCAGGGCCGGACAAGGGCGCGCGCCATGAGACGCCGCAGATCAGGCGTGCCACCGCCCGGGACGCCAGGCGTCTCACCCGCCTGGTGCGCGCGTCACGTGCCTACGAGGGCCCCTATGAGTCGATGGTCGCCGGATACCGGGTGGGCCCGGACTACATCGAGATCCACGAGGTGTTCCTGGCCGCCGGACAGGACGGCCGGCTGCTCGGTTTCTACGCACTGGTGCTCTCCCCGCCGGAGCTGGACCTGATGTTCGTCGCCGACGGGGCACAGGGCCTCGGCATCGGCCGTCTCCTGGTCGAGCACATGATCACCCGCGCGGGTGCCGCCGGCCTCGGCACCGTCCGCGTCGTCGCGCATCCGCCCGCCGAAGGCTTCTACACCAGCGTGGGCGCGCGGCGGACGGGCACGGTTCCGGCCCGTCCGCCCGCGGTGCCGTGGGACCGTCCGGAGTTGGTGATCCCGATCGGATGAGCCGACGGCGGTTCAGTCCAGAAGCCGTGCCCGCAGCCGGCGGATCAGCTCGTCGTCGATGCCGAGATGTCCGGTGGCGTATGCGTGCAGAGATCCGTACGTCATGGTCAGATCGGCCAGGAACAGCCGCATGATCTCCTCGGGCGCCCGGCCGTAGCCGGGCCACGTCAGAATCCGGCCGGGGTTGGCCTCCCGCCAGTCGGCGATCAGCCGCTCGGTGGCCAGCTCGGTCAGCGCGAAGTCGGCGGCGATGTCGTCGTCCGGGACACCGGCGAGTCCGAGTACCAGTGCGGCGAGCAGTCCGGTCCGGTCCTTGCCCGAAGCGCAGTGGAACACCAGCGGTCCGCTGTCGGCCGCGACCAGTTCAAGGGCCTGACGCAGCTCCTTCGCCCCGTCGAGGGCGACTTCGGCGTAGCGGTCGGCGAGATAGCGCCAAGGGTCGAGATCGGGCGGTATCTCCGCCTGGTCGTAAGGCCTGTGCTCCACACTGAGGTTGACGTAGTCGAACGAATCGCTCTC encodes:
- the ligA gene encoding NAD-dependent DNA ligase LigA → MTTSPAVSAAAAPAAAVTDATAYAEAVQTAAQAAAAYYATGESTLDDDTYDRLVRGIAAYEQAHPDEISADSPTGKVAGGAAVGDVPHTIPMLSLDNVFSAEQLAAWAASVERRIGRPVEVWSVEPKLDGLAIAARYEKGRLTRLVTRGDGSAGEDVSHAIGTVVGLPDELTEPVTLEVRGEVLMTNEQFEAANTVRTGHGGAPFANPRNGAAGTLRAKDRAYTVQMTFFGYGALALPDSEADLAQRLGEWPHSQVMRYVADLGVHTADSTAVAPRTLTTVDEIQARIDEIGAARPELPFGIDGIVVKADAAADQAAAGSGSRAPRWAIAYKLPAVEKVTTLLDVEWNVGRTGIIAPRAVLEPVEIDGSTVTYATLHNPSDITRRDLRLGDRVMVYKAGDIIPRIEAPVAHLRTGDEKPIAFPDACPQCGSDIDTSEQRWRCVRGRNCHLVASVSYAAGRDQLDIEGLGATRVVQLVDAGLVGDIADLFTLTREQLLELDRMGATSTDNLLAAIETARTRPLSRVFCALGVRGTGRSMSRRIARHFATMEHVRAADVEALQQVDGIGAEKARTVVAELAELAPLIDRLTAAGVNMSEPGATPPVAGPAADGEDGKEGTGQGVEQSRTTGPLDGMTVVVTGAMTGALEKLSRNQMNELIERAGGKSSSSVSKRTSLLVAGEGAGSKRAKADELGTRIAAPDEFAAMVADFLDTQA
- a CDS encoding siderophore-interacting protein, whose protein sequence is MGHGWEGVVLKLLRGKDFEFTVTGAEDVTDHFRRVHFTDGGMLAQTGVHPTMWVRIWFSNAGKPHQRAYTVVDADPAAGSFSLEFALHDGCASEWARKAQPGDTVEATLQGSGFTAPAPEPSHLFVVGDPASLPAINTLLDAMPRVPATIWFETTHDSDPDLPLRVDPARHEVRRIPRRDGGADLVNAVTSQLPGLLDDRAGAYMWIACDTTTTRTLASYVRKELELPKDRVNALGYWRPVRSSDRSGGQDA
- a CDS encoding HD domain-containing protein; translated protein: MTGTGLLLRALHDATDPPLRPLPGEAAELLCRLAAPPRLAAHLRAVHDVAHQLADWLARRHPDLPFDREAALFGAATHDVGKVLHTGELTGAGSLHEEAGRELLLEHGIGPRLARFAATHASWADKVAGGAAGIEDLLVSLADKVWKNKRVPDLEDLFVARLAAAGGRAAWEEFLELDELLTAIGEGADARLAFQASYPVR
- a CDS encoding Xaa-Pro dipeptidyl-peptidase; translation: MASPLFLPAARRVGVAAFAVASLLAALPTPAAPAERPSLKIVDNRTQPAFSRADAVAQQVDVETETDSDGDGRRDTVRMRILRPKETDAGLKVATVIEASPYWGGGNDVPFHEVDLDADGLPVGRRMSGAKRLPGAIGPSVPFPGYTDNYFLPRGYAVAQVDSLGTGDSTGCPTSGGHNETLGAKAAVAWLGGRARGWDLDGRPVSASWSTGNSAMMGISYNGTLPTAVAATGVKGLKAIVPISGISSWYDYYRANGGVVAPGGYQGEDTDILAKGVYSRADREICGPVLDGLTADQDRVSGDWSPFWAERNYLPGVRNIRAGVFLVHGGNDWNVKTQHFGQLWDALKKHDVPRKLWLHQAGHTNPMPLRMEEWLAQLHQWFDYWLYDLDNGALDAPPVDVEQADFTWRTQSDWPARGTRDVTLWLDEDGLAPLPARPAKQSLTDAGRTVRAEKLVAAPDVEHANRLAYTTGPLAKEVRVNGVPIVSVRASLEGTSPYVTALLVDYGSDTRASAGTIADTSRLICYGEGIPGDTGCTYRTRHRTESADFKIVSRGWLDARNRHSPARQDKVVEGREYRLKWDMQPQDYVFKKGHRLGVVLISTDYDHTLRYPAGTRMSVRTGISSVTLPVIR
- a CDS encoding GNAT family N-acetyltransferase, with product MTPYAAGPDKGARHETPQIRRATARDARRLTRLVRASRAYEGPYESMVAGYRVGPDYIEIHEVFLAAGQDGRLLGFYALVLSPPELDLMFVADGAQGLGIGRLLVEHMITRAGAAGLGTVRVVAHPPAEGFYTSVGARRTGTVPARPPAVPWDRPELVIPIG
- a CDS encoding tyrosine-protein phosphatase; translation: MQRHVEFERLHNFRDLGGYRASDGRAVRWGRLYRSDSLAKLQGSDWDRFLGLGVRTVIDLRYPWEIAAKGRVPESDSFDYVNLSVEHRPYDQAEIPPDLDPWRYLADRYAEVALDGAKELRQALELVAADSGPLVFHCASGKDRTGLLAALVLGLAGVPDDDIAADFALTELATERLIADWREANPGRILTWPGYGRAPEEIMRLFLADLTMTYGSLHAYATGHLGIDDELIRRLRARLLD